In Acidimicrobiales bacterium, a genomic segment contains:
- a CDS encoding ribonuclease J has translation VDGRRTDLSRIGALSSGPGIRLLLADSTNAEEPGHTRSESDVGTVLRELFRRYDGRRVVTACFASHIHRVQQVTAAALATGRVVATLGRSMAKNVALARSLGLLEIPDEALVDIEKVDELDPGRVCVISTGSQGEPMSALALMAAGENKRLKISEGDVVIISAHAIPGNESAVSRVIDDLHRRGAEVIHSGLAEVHVSGHAMRGELQTLLGVARPEFFIPVHGEYRHMYHHAELARQMGVPGSNVLLCEDGDVVTLSDDGIDFGGRVPAGYLYVDGIVGDVGHGVLRDRRVLAEEGVIVVIVALDVGSGEILTGPEIITRGWVHAPEAEPLLEEARQVVRAAVAQAVTEGSASEPEAVKRLVRGAIGRLVNERTRRRPMIVPVVMEA, from the coding sequence CGTCGACGGGCGCCGCACCGACCTGTCGCGCATCGGCGCCCTGTCGTCGGGTCCCGGTATCCGGCTGCTGCTGGCCGACTCCACCAACGCCGAGGAGCCGGGCCACACCAGGAGCGAGTCGGACGTGGGCACGGTCCTGCGCGAGCTGTTCCGGCGTTACGACGGACGCCGGGTGGTCACGGCGTGCTTCGCCAGCCACATTCACCGCGTGCAGCAGGTGACGGCCGCCGCCCTGGCCACGGGTCGGGTCGTGGCCACACTCGGCCGGTCGATGGCCAAGAACGTGGCGCTGGCGCGCAGCCTGGGCCTGCTGGAGATCCCCGACGAGGCCCTGGTCGACATCGAGAAGGTCGACGAGCTGGACCCCGGCCGGGTGTGCGTCATCTCGACCGGCTCCCAGGGGGAGCCGATGTCGGCGCTGGCGCTGATGGCCGCCGGGGAGAACAAGCGGCTCAAGATCTCCGAGGGTGACGTGGTCATCATCAGCGCCCACGCCATTCCCGGCAACGAGTCGGCGGTCAGCCGGGTGATCGACGACCTCCACCGCCGGGGGGCGGAAGTGATCCACTCGGGGCTGGCCGAGGTCCACGTCAGCGGCCACGCCATGCGCGGGGAGCTGCAGACCCTGCTCGGGGTGGCCCGGCCCGAGTTCTTCATCCCGGTCCACGGCGAGTACCGCCACATGTACCACCACGCCGAGCTGGCGCGGCAGATGGGGGTCCCGGGGTCCAACGTGCTGCTCTGCGAGGACGGGGACGTGGTCACCCTGTCCGACGACGGGATCGACTTCGGGGGCCGGGTCCCCGCCGGCTACCTGTACGTCGACGGGATCGTCGGCGACGTCGGCCACGGGGTCCTGAGGGACCGTCGGGTCCTGGCCGAGGAGGGGGTCATCGTCGTGATCGTGGCCCTCGACGTCGGCTCGGGGGAGATCCTGACCGGTCCCGAGATCATCACCAGGGGCTGGGTCCACGCTCCGGAGGCCGAGCCCCTCCTCGAGGAGGCCCGGCAGGTGGTGAGGGCGGCGGTGGCCCAGGCGGTGACCGAGGGCTCGGCGTCGGAGCCCGAAGCGGTGAAGCGCCTGGTCCGCGGCGCCATCGGCCGGCTGGTCAACGAGCGGACCCGCCGCCGGCCCATGATCGTGCCGGTCGTGATGGAGGCCTGA